In one window of Pseudodesulfovibrio sediminis DNA:
- a CDS encoding aminopeptidase, whose protein sequence is MSKKLQLEYEPKSAWEVYASKKDRKAMDAMADAYVSFLSQCKTERLVMDYVRDKVEKAGFVDDLKAPLAYRFNRNKTCFLARKGKRPLSEGFRLIGAHADCPRLDLKQRPLYEDTDIALGKTHYYGGIRKYQWLTIPLALHGTVVKKSGEEITVCIGENPKDPVFTITDLLPHLAYKEVVKKVEDAFEAEKLNLVLGQSPVALGKKDDEKFKEPVKRKVLEILHKRYGIDESDFFSAEMQAVPAGPARYVGFDESIIGGYGQDDRSSVFCGLEAFLAEKEPEYAQIVLFWDKEEIGSDGATGAKSYFFEYCMEEMAEAWEPGARLSSIFMNGSVLSADVSAAMDPDHKDVYEPLNAARLGYGPCFNKFTGHRGKVGANDAHPDYIGWLRRILDDAGIPWHMSELGKVDIGGGGTVAKFLAVYGMDVIDVGVPVLSMHSPFELSSKADIYACTLAFREFLKR, encoded by the coding sequence ATGAGCAAGAAATTGCAGCTCGAATATGAACCCAAGTCCGCATGGGAAGTGTATGCTTCCAAGAAGGACAGAAAGGCCATGGACGCCATGGCAGACGCATATGTCTCTTTCCTGAGTCAGTGCAAGACCGAACGACTGGTCATGGATTATGTCCGTGACAAGGTCGAGAAGGCCGGCTTTGTGGATGACCTCAAGGCACCACTGGCATATCGCTTCAACCGCAACAAGACCTGCTTTCTGGCACGCAAAGGCAAACGTCCGCTGAGTGAAGGCTTTCGACTCATCGGGGCGCACGCCGATTGTCCTCGTTTGGATCTCAAACAGCGCCCGCTTTACGAAGACACGGATATTGCCCTTGGCAAAACGCATTACTACGGTGGTATCCGCAAGTATCAGTGGCTGACCATTCCGCTGGCCCTGCATGGCACTGTGGTCAAGAAATCCGGCGAAGAGATTACTGTCTGCATCGGTGAGAATCCCAAGGACCCTGTCTTTACCATCACTGATCTGCTGCCGCATCTGGCGTACAAGGAAGTGGTCAAAAAAGTTGAGGATGCCTTTGAGGCAGAGAAATTGAATTTGGTCCTCGGCCAGTCTCCAGTGGCATTGGGCAAGAAAGATGACGAGAAATTCAAGGAGCCGGTCAAGCGCAAGGTCTTGGAAATACTGCATAAGCGGTACGGCATTGATGAATCCGATTTCTTCAGCGCAGAGATGCAGGCTGTTCCGGCCGGTCCTGCCCGGTATGTCGGATTTGATGAATCCATCATTGGCGGTTATGGGCAGGACGATCGCTCCAGCGTGTTTTGCGGGCTGGAAGCATTCTTGGCTGAAAAGGAACCGGAATATGCGCAGATCGTGCTGTTCTGGGACAAGGAAGAAATCGGCTCAGACGGTGCCACGGGCGCGAAATCCTATTTCTTTGAGTATTGCATGGAAGAAATGGCCGAGGCCTGGGAACCCGGCGCACGGCTGTCTTCCATCTTCATGAACGGTTCGGTGCTGTCTGCCGACGTGTCCGCGGCCATGGACCCGGATCACAAGGATGTGTACGAACCGCTCAACGCCGCACGGCTGGGCTATGGTCCGTGTTTCAACAAATTCACCGGCCATCGCGGCAAGGTGGGGGCCAACGATGCTCACCCCGATTACATAGGGTGGCTGCGGCGTATCCTTGATGACGCCGGTATCCCGTGGCACATGTCGGAGCTGGGCAAGGTCGATATTGGCGGTGGCGGCACCGTGGCCAAATTCCTGGCCGTCTATGGCATGGATGTCATTGACGTTGGTGTGCCGGTGCTTTCCATGCATTCGCCGTTCGAGCTGTCGAGCAAGGCCGATATCTATGCCTGCACCCTGGCGTTCAGGGAATTCCTGAAGCGATAG
- the selA gene encoding L-seryl-tRNA(Sec) selenium transferase, whose protein sequence is MSQLFRHLPSMDQVLAGLCAVTEFKSLPRPLVKDLVNEFLDVCREEIRGEVLTAVEQLSLDALLPRLKAYVRAKARPHFRRVLNGTGVVIHTNLGRSLLAKPAIQAVAEACGHYSNCEFDLSTGQRGSRYSHVEKILCDITGAEAALVVNNNAAAVFIMLETLAKGREVIVSRGQLVEIGGSFRIPDVMTKSGAVLHEVGATNRAHVHDYENAINDETGALMRVHTSNFRVVGFTKEVSQPEMRALGDKYNLPVIEDLGSGTLYSLEGAGLLGEPTVQQTVAQGADVVSFSGDKVLGGPQAGIIVGRKRYIDRIKKNPINRAMRIDKMTLAALEATLRLYLDMEEARRTVPTLKMITASQDALKSKARRLVDAIRDQLGDRATVSMKKGMSRVGGGAFPEYDLPGTMVTVGVQNISVGDLKNALLDTDPPLVARIEDDLFLLDPRTLTASELKLAASALRQAVDRLTS, encoded by the coding sequence ATGAGCCAATTATTCAGGCATTTGCCGTCCATGGATCAGGTTTTGGCCGGACTGTGCGCTGTTACGGAGTTCAAGAGTCTGCCCCGTCCTCTGGTCAAGGATCTTGTCAACGAGTTCCTTGATGTCTGTCGCGAGGAGATTCGCGGCGAGGTCCTTACTGCAGTCGAACAGTTGTCGCTGGATGCGCTTTTGCCGCGATTGAAAGCGTATGTTCGGGCCAAAGCCCGTCCGCACTTCAGGCGGGTCCTCAACGGCACAGGTGTTGTCATTCATACCAATCTCGGGCGTTCCCTGCTGGCGAAACCGGCCATTCAGGCTGTGGCCGAGGCGTGCGGCCATTATTCCAATTGTGAATTTGATCTGTCTACAGGCCAGCGTGGGAGCCGGTATTCTCATGTTGAGAAAATTCTGTGTGACATTACCGGTGCCGAAGCTGCGTTGGTGGTCAACAACAATGCCGCTGCCGTGTTCATCATGCTGGAGACGCTCGCCAAGGGAAGGGAAGTGATCGTATCTCGCGGTCAGCTGGTGGAGATCGGCGGATCATTCCGCATACCCGATGTCATGACCAAGTCCGGCGCGGTCCTGCATGAAGTGGGGGCCACCAATCGGGCGCATGTTCATGACTACGAGAACGCGATCAATGATGAAACGGGTGCGCTCATGCGGGTGCATACCTCGAATTTCCGTGTGGTGGGATTTACCAAGGAAGTGAGCCAGCCTGAAATGCGCGCACTGGGCGACAAATACAATCTACCGGTCATTGAGGATCTGGGCAGTGGGACGCTGTACTCTCTGGAGGGAGCGGGGTTGCTGGGTGAACCCACGGTGCAGCAGACCGTTGCCCAGGGAGCGGACGTGGTCTCCTTTTCCGGTGACAAGGTGCTCGGTGGACCGCAGGCAGGCATCATTGTCGGCCGTAAACGATATATCGACCGTATCAAGAAAAATCCGATCAACCGCGCCATGCGTATCGACAAGATGACGCTGGCCGCTTTGGAAGCGACGTTGCGTCTGTATCTCGATATGGAAGAGGCGCGGCGGACGGTCCCGACACTGAAGATGATCACCGCCTCACAGGACGCGCTCAAGAGCAAGGCGCGCAGATTGGTGGACGCCATTCGCGACCAACTGGGCGATAGGGCTACGGTGAGCATGAAGAAAGGCATGTCCCGCGTGGGCGGTGGCGCGTTCCCTGAGTACGATTTGCCTGGGACCATGGTGACCGTGGGTGTACAGAATATTTCGGTGGGCGATCTGAAGAATGCGCTGCTGGATACGGACCCGCCGCTGGTGGCTCGTATCGAGGACGACTTGTTTCTTCTTGATCCCCGCACATTGACCGCTTCAGAACTCAAGCTCGCTGCTTCTGCCCTCCGGCAGGCGGTAGACAGATTGACCTCATAA
- a CDS encoding bifunctional folylpolyglutamate synthase/dihydrofolate synthase: MKKIENYSQLTRYMDELGLFHMDLSLTRMEQFWAARGPVKIPIIHVVGTNGKGSTSAFLGSIGRAHGLKVGMFTSPHFLSSRERVQVNRRQFSREAWVDLANEVLSSPGGDALTYFEFQTCLAMVAFQQENVDLAIMEAGLGGAYDATNVFKPGLTLYTPIGMDHEKILGPTLMDIARDKAGAMHTGGFALTGPQEGEVMVLLEDCAKSAGARLVYAVDVAEPVRQVNLGLRGMHQSMNAHLALAGWRWFAADQEIPSESAKERFGLETAFVPGRYQSVTINGQDILLDGAHNKHALIALKAALDADDLKPGCVIFACLADKDVDSMLPLVRNLTSGPIIVPGMESERARDAAELADLLGGRVSVSKDMESALIQCANCDGTTLVCGSLYLLAEFYTLHPHFLTV; this comes from the coding sequence GTGAAGAAAATTGAAAATTACTCTCAGCTGACACGGTATATGGATGAGCTTGGTCTGTTTCATATGGACCTGAGCCTGACTCGAATGGAGCAGTTCTGGGCCGCACGCGGGCCGGTGAAGATTCCGATTATTCATGTTGTCGGCACCAACGGTAAAGGTTCCACTTCGGCCTTTTTAGGGTCGATCGGGCGTGCACACGGTCTCAAAGTGGGCATGTTCACCTCTCCCCATTTTCTTTCGTCCCGAGAACGTGTTCAGGTGAACCGGAGACAGTTCTCCCGCGAAGCCTGGGTCGATCTGGCCAATGAGGTTCTCTCCTCGCCAGGCGGTGACGCGCTTACCTATTTTGAATTTCAAACATGTCTGGCCATGGTCGCATTCCAACAGGAGAATGTGGACTTGGCCATCATGGAAGCGGGGCTTGGCGGTGCGTATGACGCCACCAATGTCTTTAAGCCCGGCCTGACCCTGTATACCCCTATCGGAATGGACCATGAGAAAATTCTTGGTCCGACATTGATGGACATCGCTCGCGACAAGGCCGGTGCCATGCATACTGGCGGCTTTGCCTTGACCGGTCCTCAGGAGGGCGAGGTGATGGTGCTGTTGGAAGACTGCGCCAAAAGCGCTGGTGCCCGACTGGTCTATGCTGTGGATGTGGCTGAACCTGTGCGACAAGTGAATCTTGGTCTCAGGGGCATGCATCAGAGTATGAACGCGCATCTTGCCTTGGCCGGGTGGCGTTGGTTCGCTGCCGATCAGGAAATTCCGAGCGAATCGGCAAAGGAGAGGTTCGGTCTGGAGACAGCCTTTGTGCCCGGGCGGTATCAGTCCGTGACCATCAATGGTCAGGACATTCTTTTGGATGGCGCACATAATAAACACGCCCTGATTGCTCTCAAGGCCGCCCTTGATGCCGATGATCTCAAGCCGGGATGTGTGATTTTTGCCTGTCTTGCTGACAAGGATGTTGACTCCATGCTGCCCTTGGTCAGGAATTTGACCAGTGGCCCCATTATCGTTCCGGGTATGGAAAGCGAGCGTGCTCGTGATGCGGCTGAATTGGCCGACCTGCTTGGTGGGCGCGTTTCGGTGTCGAAAGACATGGAGTCGGCATTAATCCAGTGTGCGAACTGTGACGGTACGACACTCGTTTGTGGGTCCTTGTATTTGCTGGCGGAGTTCTATACCCTGCATCCACACTTTCTTACAGTCTAA
- a CDS encoding GAK system CofD-like protein, whose translation MPDQIRLERCRQNPAKGPAILFFSGGSALRETSRQLIHYTHNSIHLITPFDSGGSSAVLRRAFSMPAVGDIRNRLMALADQSVHGNNGVYALFTHRLSKRSSQKELRRELERMENGSHFLIHVIPGIMNDIVRQYMTAFMRYMPDDFNLAGASVGNLILTAGYLASDREMEQVIETFSELARVRGKVFPVVDLDLHLAARLGDGSIVVGQHLMTGKEAAPLSSPIKQLWLTRSLDVEAPVHHPIQKGSRDRIAAADLICYPPGSFYSSVVANLLPEGVGQAIAENPCFKVFVPSTGHDPEAEGLSVADRTVILLEHLRASGAPEGGRVLDGVLLDLEKGEYDGGVDVDKLRELGLEVLDSRLVSEDSAPDLDGHLLTKVLVSLAR comes from the coding sequence ATGCCTGACCAGATTCGGTTGGAGCGATGCAGGCAGAACCCGGCAAAGGGACCTGCCATTCTTTTCTTCAGCGGTGGGTCTGCGTTGCGGGAAACCTCTCGGCAGCTTATTCATTATACGCATAACTCCATTCATCTGATTACCCCTTTTGATTCAGGGGGGAGTTCGGCAGTCCTGAGGCGTGCTTTTTCCATGCCCGCGGTCGGGGATATCCGGAATCGTCTCATGGCCCTGGCTGATCAATCCGTGCATGGTAATAATGGCGTATACGCGCTGTTCACGCACAGGCTTTCCAAGCGCTCGTCACAAAAAGAGCTGCGCAGAGAGCTGGAGCGTATGGAGAATGGCAGTCACTTTTTGATTCATGTCATTCCCGGCATCATGAATGATATCGTTCGTCAATACATGACGGCGTTCATGCGTTACATGCCTGATGATTTCAATCTGGCAGGGGCGAGCGTGGGCAATCTCATCCTCACCGCAGGCTATCTGGCGAGTGACAGGGAGATGGAGCAGGTCATCGAGACCTTCTCCGAGTTGGCCCGTGTGCGTGGAAAGGTGTTTCCTGTTGTTGATCTGGATCTGCATCTGGCTGCCCGGCTGGGGGATGGTTCTATCGTCGTTGGACAACATCTGATGACCGGCAAGGAAGCCGCGCCGTTGTCTTCGCCCATAAAACAGCTGTGGCTGACGCGCTCACTTGACGTTGAGGCTCCTGTTCATCATCCCATACAAAAAGGAAGCCGTGATCGTATCGCAGCAGCTGATCTGATCTGTTATCCTCCCGGCAGCTTCTATTCCAGTGTCGTGGCCAATCTGCTGCCGGAAGGTGTGGGGCAGGCCATAGCGGAGAATCCCTGTTTCAAGGTCTTTGTACCAAGCACGGGGCACGATCCGGAAGCAGAAGGCTTGAGCGTCGCTGACAGGACCGTGATATTGCTGGAGCACTTACGGGCAAGCGGTGCCCCGGAAGGCGGTCGGGTGCTTGATGGTGTGCTTCTGGATCTGGAAAAAGGCGAATATGATGGCGGTGTTGATGTCGACAAACTCCGTGAGCTCGGGCTTGAAGTGTTGGACAGCCGACTTGTTTCAGAAGACAGTGCTCCTGATCTGGATGGTCATCTCCTGACAAAAGTGCTGGTCTCTTTAGCGCGATGA
- a CDS encoding GAK system XXXCH domain-containing protein has protein sequence MGNGTKLYKQVEQKDLPAFFRELADALEKGGTDELACVDDFKKFKVSGVAEYGQVRLKMKFKTEQECASPFADEGEPGAPLKPRYKDLKQHMKSSFRMLVKMIHDGETPPKEAVDSFLQDSELMVSYTGYGDEFYETYIKACEAFKAAYDAGDMAQMHTTIDVLVHEKGRCHAKFA, from the coding sequence ATGGGAAACGGAACCAAGTTATATAAGCAGGTTGAACAGAAAGACCTCCCTGCCTTTTTTCGCGAACTGGCTGACGCCCTTGAGAAGGGGGGCACTGACGAGTTGGCCTGCGTGGACGATTTTAAGAAGTTCAAGGTCAGCGGTGTTGCCGAATACGGGCAGGTCAGACTCAAGATGAAGTTCAAGACCGAGCAGGAATGTGCATCGCCCTTTGCTGATGAAGGAGAGCCCGGGGCACCCCTCAAGCCGCGCTACAAGGACCTCAAGCAGCACATGAAGTCGAGCTTTCGCATGCTGGTCAAAATGATTCATGATGGAGAGACGCCTCCAAAGGAAGCTGTAGATTCCTTTTTGCAGGATTCGGAACTCATGGTTTCCTATACAGGGTATGGAGACGAGTTTTATGAGACATATATCAAGGCGTGTGAGGCATTCAAGGCGGCCTATGACGCCGGGGATATGGCGCAGATGCATACGACTATAGATGTGTTGGTCCATGAAAAGGGCCGGTGCCATGCCAAATTTGCCTGA
- a CDS encoding AEC family transporter, producing MENFLLLGICFFLGIVLRVCGVVDTKGAAALNAVIINMSLPALALLYAHSLPLGPELVLPAAMAWIVFGVGYLFFAFAGKLMGLDKQTLVCLALTGGLGNTSFVGLPMIEAFFGPEYLGVGMLCDTAGSFMVLAIPGIILAANISGQKIERAALAKKILLFPPLIAIVLGFALQPIPYPDWFSSTLSRLGATLSPLALLSVGVTLQLSAIRGNLRELTLGLTYKMVIAPAIIAILYIWVLGQTDIIARVTVFESTMGPMVTGGIIAMTYGARPSLATSMLGIGIPLSFLTIPVWYNIIMAM from the coding sequence ATGGAGAATTTTTTGCTGTTGGGCATCTGCTTTTTCTTGGGCATTGTCTTGCGGGTTTGCGGTGTCGTCGACACAAAAGGGGCTGCCGCACTCAATGCGGTCATCATAAACATGTCGCTTCCGGCCCTGGCGCTGCTCTACGCACATTCTCTTCCCTTGGGGCCGGAGTTGGTTTTGCCCGCAGCCATGGCCTGGATCGTGTTCGGTGTGGGCTATCTTTTTTTTGCATTCGCCGGAAAATTGATGGGACTGGACAAGCAGACCCTGGTCTGTCTGGCGTTGACCGGGGGGCTGGGCAATACCTCCTTTGTGGGGTTGCCGATGATCGAGGCGTTCTTTGGTCCTGAATATCTGGGCGTGGGGATGCTGTGCGATACGGCAGGTTCTTTCATGGTGCTGGCTATCCCCGGCATTATTCTGGCGGCCAATATCTCCGGTCAGAAGATTGAAAGGGCCGCGCTGGCCAAAAAAATTCTTCTCTTCCCACCGCTTATTGCCATTGTGCTCGGATTTGCCTTGCAGCCGATTCCGTATCCGGACTGGTTCTCCAGTACGTTGTCTCGTCTGGGAGCAACGCTGAGTCCGCTGGCTCTGCTGTCTGTGGGCGTGACGTTGCAGCTCAGCGCCATCCGGGGCAACCTGCGCGAGTTGACACTGGGGCTGACGTACAAGATGGTTATCGCGCCTGCCATTATAGCTATTCTATATATATGGGTGTTGGGCCAGACGGACATCATCGCCCGGGTGACAGTCTTCGAGTCCACAATGGGCCCCATGGTTACCGGTGGTATTATCGCCATGACCTATGGAGCGCGCCCCTCTTTGGCCACCAGCATGCTTGGAATAGGTATTCCCTTGTCTTTTCTGACTATCCCGGTCTGGTATAACATTATAATGGCTATGTGA
- a CDS encoding catalase, translated as MSNDKKTLTSAFGCPVGNDLNTATAGPRGPALMQDVHLLEKLAHFDRERIPERVVHAKGAGAYGYFEVTADVTQYTRAAFLSEVGKKTDVFARFSTVGGEKGSADAERDPRGFAIKFYTEEGNYDMTGNNTPVFFIRDPLKFPDFIHTQKRDPATNLKSPTMAWDFWSLTPESLHQVTILFSDRGTPANYRHMNGYSSHTYKWYNEKNEYYWVQYHFKTDQGIRNFSGPEAADMCGKDPDHATRDLYDAIEAGEYPSWTLEMQILSPEQATDFGWDIFDITKVWPHKEVPPITVGKLVLNKNPENYFAEVEQAAFNPSNLVPGIGVSPDKMLQGRLFSYHDTHLHRLGPNYHLIPVNQPKNAPENSYQRDGAMRVDGNGGGGPNYWPNSFDGPSPDGVSVEPEIPLEGTGGRHEYGHPNNDFVQPGNLYRTVMTDQDRTHLINNIVGSMGSVPAPIQLRQCALFYLADKEYGTRVAEGLGLDVSTVEKLASMSQDERVSETVVE; from the coding sequence ATGTCTAATGATAAGAAAACACTGACGAGTGCGTTTGGTTGTCCTGTCGGAAACGATCTGAACACCGCTACTGCCGGTCCCCGTGGGCCTGCATTGATGCAGGATGTGCATTTACTCGAAAAATTGGCCCACTTTGATAGGGAACGTATTCCTGAACGTGTGGTTCACGCCAAGGGAGCCGGTGCTTACGGGTATTTCGAGGTCACCGCTGATGTTACGCAGTACACACGGGCCGCCTTTTTGTCGGAAGTGGGCAAGAAGACAGACGTGTTTGCTCGTTTTTCCACCGTGGGTGGAGAAAAGGGCAGCGCGGATGCCGAGCGCGACCCCAGAGGGTTTGCCATCAAGTTTTATACGGAAGAGGGCAACTATGACATGACCGGCAACAATACTCCGGTCTTCTTTATCCGTGATCCCCTCAAGTTCCCCGATTTCATTCATACGCAGAAACGTGACCCTGCCACCAATCTCAAGAGCCCGACAATGGCCTGGGATTTCTGGTCGCTCACCCCCGAATCCTTGCATCAGGTGACCATTCTCTTTTCCGATCGCGGCACTCCGGCAAATTATCGTCACATGAACGGATATTCGAGCCATACCTACAAGTGGTATAATGAGAAGAATGAATATTACTGGGTGCAGTACCATTTTAAAACAGATCAGGGCATCAGGAATTTCTCTGGGCCGGAAGCGGCAGACATGTGTGGCAAGGACCCGGACCATGCAACCCGCGATCTTTATGACGCCATCGAAGCTGGCGAGTATCCCTCATGGACGCTCGAAATGCAGATTCTCAGCCCGGAACAGGCCACGGATTTTGGTTGGGATATCTTTGACATCACCAAGGTCTGGCCGCACAAGGAAGTCCCACCCATCACAGTGGGTAAGCTTGTGCTGAACAAGAATCCTGAAAACTACTTTGCTGAAGTCGAGCAGGCGGCCTTCAATCCGAGCAATCTGGTTCCAGGTATAGGCGTGTCTCCTGACAAGATGCTGCAGGGGCGGCTGTTCTCCTACCACGATACGCATCTGCACCGTCTTGGGCCGAACTATCATCTCATTCCGGTCAATCAGCCCAAGAATGCGCCGGAAAACAGCTATCAGCGCGATGGAGCAATGCGCGTGGATGGCAACGGCGGCGGTGGCCCGAACTACTGGCCGAACAGTTTTGACGGGCCAAGCCCGGACGGTGTGTCTGTCGAGCCTGAGATCCCTCTTGAAGGAACCGGAGGACGGCACGAGTACGGGCATCCGAACAATGATTTCGTGCAACCCGGTAATCTGTATCGCACCGTTATGACCGATCAGGATCGCACGCATCTGATCAACAACATTGTCGGGAGCATGGGAAGTGTGCCTGCGCCCATACAACTGCGGCAGTGCGCGCTCTTTTATCTGGCTGACAAAGAGTATGGAACACGGGTTGCCGAAGGACTCGGGCTTGATGTGTCCACGGTCGAAAAGCTGGCTTCCATGTCACAGGATGAACGGGTAAGTGAAACCGTGGTCGAATAG
- the proX gene encoding glycine betaine/L-proline ABC transporter substrate-binding protein ProX: MKFLKLTLAAICAVLIASTAMAMEMKPGEGVTLKPARATWNTGFFQEALARRGLEELGYEVKKPKDLTNPIAYNAIVMGDIDYWCNGNFPLHNPQLPKNFDKKATILSPIIKAGGMQGYLVSKKEVEKFGIKSLDDFKRPEVVKAFDQNGDGKADLTACPAGWGCEKVISSHMKMYNLSDYIKPSKAAYEAGMASALGAYKSGKPVFFYTWTPNWTVYKLKPGKDVMWINVPAEGDETGEVSGIEGAVSDPLRPGFVVYDIAVVANKKFLAANPAAATFLENFTLPLADVSEQNTRMNEGEKSDKDIAKHVDEWITKNQDTWNGWLDAARKAVQ, from the coding sequence ATGAAATTCTTGAAACTGACGCTCGCCGCCATCTGCGCGGTGCTGATCGCGTCCACTGCAATGGCTATGGAAATGAAACCGGGTGAGGGCGTAACGCTGAAACCTGCACGTGCCACCTGGAACACCGGATTTTTTCAGGAAGCTCTGGCCCGTCGCGGTCTGGAAGAACTGGGGTATGAAGTGAAAAAGCCCAAGGATCTGACAAACCCCATCGCATATAACGCCATCGTTATGGGTGACATCGACTACTGGTGCAACGGCAACTTCCCTCTGCACAACCCTCAGCTGCCCAAGAACTTTGATAAGAAGGCCACCATTCTTTCCCCGATCATCAAGGCTGGCGGTATGCAGGGGTATCTGGTCTCCAAAAAGGAAGTGGAAAAATTCGGTATCAAGTCTCTTGATGACTTCAAACGTCCTGAAGTGGTCAAGGCCTTTGACCAGAACGGCGACGGCAAGGCCGATCTGACTGCTTGTCCCGCTGGTTGGGGCTGTGAGAAAGTCATCTCCAGTCATATGAAGATGTACAATCTGAGCGACTACATCAAGCCCAGCAAGGCTGCCTATGAAGCTGGCATGGCTTCTGCTCTGGGTGCATACAAGTCCGGCAAGCCGGTGTTCTTTTACACCTGGACGCCTAACTGGACCGTGTACAAACTCAAGCCCGGCAAGGATGTGATGTGGATCAACGTGCCCGCCGAAGGCGATGAAACAGGCGAGGTCTCCGGCATCGAAGGTGCTGTTTCCGATCCCCTGCGTCCCGGTTTCGTGGTGTACGACATCGCTGTCGTAGCCAACAAGAAATTCCTGGCTGCAAATCCCGCTGCTGCAACGTTCCTGGAGAACTTCACATTGCCGCTGGCAGATGTGAGTGAACAGAACACCCGCATGAACGAAGGCGAGAAGTCCGACAAGGACATTGCCAAGCATGTAGACGAATGGATTACGAAGAATCAGGATACGTGGAACGGTTGGTTGGACGCTGCTCGTAAAGCCGTCCAATAA
- a CDS encoding ABC transporter permease → MFDNYIIPLDQWVSTFVEWLVNDYRDVFQTLKWPVEQTLNGLETGLNALHPAIIIGVVCLVAWRFSGKRLALFSLASMVVIGFLGLWEDTMITLAMVLASVFFCAVVGIPLGIMSGRSNKFEMILRPILDAMQTTPAFVYLVPIVMLFSVGNVAGVLATIIFALPPLIRLTSLGIRGVHPELVEAAQAFGATRWQVLIKVQIPLALPTILAGLNQTIMMALSMVVIAALIGAGGLGSPVILGLNTLDIGRAVVGGLGIVLMAIMLDRVTQAMAQQNK, encoded by the coding sequence ATGTTTGATAACTATATTATTCCATTGGATCAGTGGGTTTCCACATTTGTCGAGTGGCTCGTGAATGATTACCGGGATGTCTTTCAAACCTTGAAGTGGCCTGTGGAACAGACGCTCAACGGTCTTGAGACAGGGCTGAATGCCTTGCATCCCGCCATTATTATCGGGGTGGTCTGCCTCGTTGCATGGCGGTTTTCCGGCAAACGGCTGGCGCTGTTTTCGCTGGCATCCATGGTGGTGATCGGCTTCCTTGGTTTGTGGGAAGACACCATGATAACCCTGGCCATGGTGCTCGCATCGGTTTTCTTCTGCGCTGTCGTTGGCATCCCTCTGGGCATCATGTCCGGGCGGAGCAACAAGTTCGAGATGATACTCAGGCCCATACTTGACGCCATGCAGACCACGCCGGCTTTTGTGTATCTGGTGCCTATCGTCATGCTCTTTTCCGTGGGTAATGTGGCCGGTGTTCTGGCAACCATCATTTTTGCGCTGCCGCCTCTGATCCGGCTGACCAGTCTTGGTATTCGCGGTGTGCACCCGGAGCTGGTGGAAGCCGCACAGGCCTTTGGGGCAACCCGGTGGCAGGTGCTCATCAAGGTGCAGATACCGCTGGCCTTGCCAACCATTCTGGCCGGGTTGAACCAAACCATCATGATGGCCTTGTCCATGGTCGTTATCGCGGCCCTTATCGGTGCCGGTGGTCTTGGTTCTCCGGTTATCCTGGGGCTGAACACTCTGGATATCGGACGCGCTGTTGTCGGTGGGCTGGGTATTGTGCTCATGGCAATCATGCTGGACAGGGTAACGCAAGCAATGGCTCAACAAAATAAATGA